The sequence ATAACATCCTGGATGCACTGTAAGGACTTCTCATCAGTCACGTCCTGAAAGTGTTTATTCCTATTAGCAGAAAAAATTGTCAAGTTCTACATACctggtaaaaaaaatacttcttcATATATCACTGTTGCTGTGGAGTTGAATATTTCAATGATGCTGATATCTTTAATATTCTGAATATCTTTTGAAAGCAGGCCAAATACTCAACAAGAGAAGATCATAGGAGATAGAAAGAGGAAGTGTCTGTACAGCTCATGAAGGGAGTTTTGGTTTCATACAAAGGTCAAAATTAATTATGGATTTCTTTTAtatgttattttaatataattgtagtaatagtattatatattattctatTGTAGTCTATATAATCTATTTTCTATGACcactggcaggtgaagtgaataatctcctcatcatggcacctgttagtgggtgggatatattaggcagcaagtgaacattttgtcctcaaagttgatgtgttagggccaaattgtgatgattagGGACAACTGGATcacagcatctccaaaactgcagctcttctggggtgttcccagtctgcagtagtcactatctatcaaaagtggtccaaggaaagaacagtggtgaagcggcaacagggtcatgggcggccaaggctcattaatgcacatggggagcgaaggatGGCCCGTGtggttgctgaagaagttaatgctggttctgatagaaaggtgtcaaaatacacagtgcatcgcagtccgttgcgtatggggctgcatagccgcagaccaggcAGGgtacccatgctgacccctgtgcaccaccaaaagtggTAACAGTAGGCAAgggagcatcagaactggaccatggagcaatgaaaaaggtggcctggtcttttacatcacgtgaatgaccgggtgcgtgtgtgtcgcttacctgTGGAACACATggaaccaggatgcactatggaaagAAGGCACACCcatggaggcagtgtcatgctttgggcaatgttctgctgggaaaccttgggtcctgtcatccatgtggatgttactttgacactcatgtacaccctttcatggaaacagtattccccgacgtctgtggcctcttttagcaggataatgcactgttCCACAAagcaaaatggttcaggaatggtttgatgagcacaacaatgagttttaggtgttgacttggcctccaaattcaccagatctcaatccatCTGTGGGATGCTCTGGACAAAGTCAGATCCATGGAAGCCCCACcttgacttaaaggatctgatgctaatattttggtgccagatagcatagcacatcttcagggatctagtggagtccatgcctcgacgtaTCAGGACAGCGAAAGGGcgaccaatatatatatatatatatatatagcaactATAGTGGCATGCAGTGACCTCTGCTCAGCAGGTCTGTAGCCCTGAGAGagaatatctatcaaaaggatAAACTTTCTATAAATAACCTGATTTTCTCTGCCTCCTCAATGTACTTTGGTGATTTTTCAGCCAGGCGCTGACAAGCCTCTGGTAGCGAGTCCTCCAGTTCTTTAGGGATCAGTGCAGCCGTGTGCACAGGAGGTGCATCTCTAGGTAAAGGTTCAGGCCAGACAAGATGTTCATTCGTCTCCTCTTCCTGCTGTTCATCTTTCTCCTCCACTCTGCAGCGCTTGGTGCTTGGCTCCAAGACAGGGCTGACTAATAATCATATTAAACATATATGTTATTACCATGTTTTatctgctactactactactcatCTGAGATAAGATTCAAAACATTCGCAATATAAGATTTTATTGTTCGCTGTACAAAGTTACACATCTAGTTAAAGTTCAAACTGATCAGTCAGAGACAaggtttatttttaacactgaaTACACTAAGTAAGCTTTTCACCTATTTGTTAAACTCCTAGTGTGTGTCAATTGAATCACTTATActtatatacactcactggccactaTATTACGAACACCATATTAATACGGGGTAATACGGTCATCCTACATTACACTAATTATAAATTGGGTTCTTTTACCCATGTGTTTGAGACAGCCCCACTTCCTCTGGTGAGCAGCTCGAACATTATGAATAGACTCCAGAGCACTGCAGAGGGAGAAGGTACGTAAAAATACGCACACAGAACATGTACAATGCTATTCCATACACATGCAGCTAAACACACCTGTGACACGGTGGACCAACATCATTCAGCACTGGTGTGGGATCTCCAAGCAGAGTTTGGACAGTCTGACAAACTGACTGCGCAAGAGACGTCAGGTTGTATCCTCCCTAATACACAGAAAAGGAATTATTACATACCACTcgatgaacacaaacacaagcatgaTTTTAGGGTTACAGCAGTGTACCTGCCTCCAagacaacacacaacctgccCCCAGCCAGAGACATCAGCAGGTGGGTAAGGTGGCCAAAAATCTCTGGAGAAGCAGACATGTGACCCTGGTAaaaacacaatcatacacaaccgGCATCTTCAAGAGAAGTTTCACACTTTAGGACAGCCTTTTTTCAGCTGTGGACTCCTGGCATTATGTAAACCGCCACTTAATAATCATATATAACAATGATAACATACTATAAAATGTATAACAACATATTGTAAAAAGTCATTTATGCATAGATCTTGTtcctaaaatatttaaaagatgTAAAAGtggtagttttttttaaatatttctaaatatactttacaaacatttttaagcatgttacatttcagaaaagcaaaaaaaaaaattataatttttgtattatcattattattactgtattaattCTTTTTATTAACATATATGTTAGACATGCACACTCACAGCTCTCTCACTGCAAAGAGATTAGTTTATAAACCTAGATAAAGCCCGAGATAAAACTCATTCATATGATCAGTGGTGTTTATGGAATGAAATAAACTGGAATTATTATTGACCTCTGGATCTCCGATGGCAGAATCAAACCCTGCACAGACAAACAccagctcaggatcaaactgaaACAACATGATACAAGTTCAAGAGTTTTACTACTGCATCTACTGTATACAAGCACTAAAATTTCTGAGCCTGGAAGTTTTACAAAGACCTATAATAGCTACCTCATATGCGATGGGCAGGAGAATATGGAAAAAAGCTGCGAGGTAGTCACTGTTGGACATTCCCACCTGGGGACAAAAAACAAGGAATATaagaaactaaaataaatttacTGGTCGCAGATATACTCAGTGTCCTCATGACAGCTAATAACTTCTGTTAGACTAATTATTTGCTTTATTCAATACAAAGTCAGTAAAAATATGTTGACAACTAATCCACACTAAATGAGTACATGTGAATTTGTTTTCAGACAAATTGTTCACTGCTAATTGGAAAGGGACAATTTCTATTGTATATGTGTATTGTAATGACTGAGATAAAGTTTAGAATGTGAGCGCATTTACCTCCAGGTAAAAACCAATAGGCTTAAAATGTATTGTGGAATGGGCCTGACACTGAGAGCAGTACCTTATTCCAAGGCAGGTTGATGTTAAAGCCAGATCCTTTGCCCTTCCCCACCCTGTCGTAGTCAGACACAGCAAGGTTGGGCCAGAAACGTTGGTGCTCATAGCGATGCCATGAGaaatacagtacactgtgagacaagaagtgaaagaaaaacagtGGAACACAGCCAATAGGACAAAGTGCTTGGTTTGACCTTCACTCCTTGTTTTGGTAAAAACATGCTTACCTGGAATCCTCTTCAAAGCAGTACTGCACTCCCTGTCCATGATGAATATCCCAATCCACAATTAACACCCTGAATACAAGAAAACCACTTCAGGCTACAGAACGAGGCACATTTCCAGTAACAATAGCTGATGCCTTTTGATCTGTAATTGTATACTCTACTCCATACCTGTTGAGGTTGTAGTGTTTCTTGGCATAGAGGGTAGCTATGGCCACATTGTTGAACACACAGAAACCACTGGCTTCACTCCGCTGGCTGTGATGACCAGGGGGCCTGAACACAATACAGGACAGGATAACAAAGAATTGTGAAAAAATTACAGCACTATTTGGGTAAAAGCACAAACAAATATATCTGAATGTActtaaaataaatcttaaatcgTCAAGTGGATATGTAGATAAGACAGAAAATATTTTAGGTAGTTTTTATTAAACTGAAAGGACTTTCATTATGGTCACAAATAACTCAAATGATTGTGATATATAATGCACGGAATTCCAGCCTTGATGCTCACCTCACAAGCGCAATCCCGTTCCTCACGTTTCCAGTCATAACGTTATCCACTAGCTGCAGTGCCGCACCAACAGCCAGCTTAGCACAGTGGTAGATATTCTACAAATATAACAATGATCATGAGTATAATTATGTCAaccaacagcaacaacaaaaaataaagttttatggCTGCTGGTGTCCTGTAGGCTTACGGGATGAAAATAAACATCACCATACTGCTGAGTGAAGGTGAGCAGATCCTCCAAGGTCATGTACGGGGTTTGTTTCACAGCTTCAAGATATTCTTTACTGCACAgggaatgcaaaaaaaacaagcagtcTTTATACTGTGCATCACTTGTAGGTGCAAATAACAGCCATCAAACATCTATTGTTTCATACACAAGGCGACAGAAATCACAGACCTGTATCCTGACGAGACTAAATCTATCAGACGACCACTGAGTTTGGTGAAATCAGCCATATAAGAAGGTGCTAATAAATCCACTAAGGAGCAAGTGTACATGAACACAGGACCCCACACCAATGTAAACGGTTTGTTTTCAACGAACCTTCCTTCGTCTTGTGATCTCtgatatacaaatatacattaacagaaTATGCATATAAGTATATTTCAAGGCTACTTATTATAAACTACTTATATAActtatattacaaatatttggTAACACCTATTGTTAATCATCTTGTTAGTTATCTAGGGAAGCTTTTCACAGCTTTTTATCAGTAGCATTATATACAATGTGGAGAAGATTCCACACACAGTTCATGAGTCTACCTGTGAACCAGCAGGATTTCCTCATCAGTGGCTTGGCGAGTGGGAACACCAACACATCTCCTGTCCAAACCCTTGCACTTCAGCGCATCATAGCTGACTGTTAACCGCTCAGGAACCTCGATCTTACAAACTGGACTGCAGACAACAGACCATAAAGGATTTAAGGCGTCTCTGAAACAACATTTTGCAAAACTACACACATGAATGAAATCCCACTTACTCAGTCCAGAGAAGTTTGTACCGAGTCATTTCCTCATCGTAGATCAATCCAGTTCCAGACATAATAGTAAAACTGGTTTCTGTGGCGCTACTACAGTGTAAAGAATGACTGAAAGGAGTCAAAGAAAAAGTTGATCACTTACAAACAATTGATAACTATGTTACTGACGTCACTCTTGTCCGTGTCAGAAGAACAAAACACTTCGAAACACAGTATCGGTGTTTGATTCGTTCTGCCATGAACACGTGACCAAAGATGGCTGAGGATTCTCATAGGCACACATCCACATGACTGATTTAGGGAAACTGGTGCACTTCATCCTACTGACCACCAGATGTCACTAGCAGCgtgttgcaaaaaaaaactaaataattaaCGATTAAAGTGCAATTAACCCAAGTAATGAACTTATAACACTATACAAGTGCAACAATTAAAACTGgcacaatgaaatgaaacacaatAATCTGATATTGAATCTGAAATGAAGCCCAAATATCTGATTAAGAAACACATACATGACTCGGACACACATCTAGAGGACATAAAACCTaccaaattttttaaaaagcccccccccacacccccccccAAGTTAGTTGGGACCCAAATTAGTCCCAAGTCAGTTACTCTTTTTTAATCTTTAGACTTAATAAAGGGACATTTTGTTCTTTCCAACAAATACAATTTAGTAAATATTGAGCTTGTAAACATGAGGGTTCATCTCAGACGTGGTGTTTTAAGTTTTAAGGGTGGGTATGCAAGACAGAAATTTCCCTCATGCACAAGGGAGCatccgaaagatcaacaacatacAAGACAGAAATTTGAGCCCcctttttactgtgtgtgtgtttggaataACAGATTCTTCTAAATCCTCCTTTGACATTTCACTCATTTGCAAAATGAGACCAAATGTCTCTGACATCTGCCCCAGATTTTCAAATCTGGTGTTAAGTTCACTGCTTATGGTGTCAATGATTACATAAAACACTGTTTGTTTGAAATGAAGTAGGGCGTCCAGGTGCCCTGGTTTACCAGCGCTCACTTCATCGTGAAATGTTTTGCACTTTCTGTTGCACTTCTGTGCAAACTCTGCAGAGGCATTACATTCATTCGCTAAAAGACGAACATCTGTCACAGCCTTTTCAAACCCTTCCTCTCTGTACTGGGAAAAGAACTTTTTCAGGTTGTCAATCAGCAAAACAGCTGTATCCAGCGAAATGTCGGCAGATTGGATGGCGGTGCTGGCGTGTGATTTCAGTTAGCATGTCATTCCAAATTACAAGACAAGTAATAAATTCCATAGTTTGGATTTTATTAGACAGTGCATGTGCCTCTGAAGGTGCTGAACTGTACTCCTGACAGGtgtttctttccatccatcatgttattttttctgtgtttaacATCACACATGCTGTATTTTGAATTGACGAGAGTGTGCTCATGTTCACTTCTCACtttctataatttttttattttatttttaaattttatttgggCCCATATGCCCAGCATACTCTGTATCCCCCATAACAGTGCCCCCTGCCTGCTCTAATGCAGTAGtttaattctaatttaattttaataattgacAGTGAATAGTCATATCTAACTGGTGTAATacataatgtataatgtaataaaacaccCATAAAACATAGAAAGTGACTATATTGATCATgttaaaatgaattatatttaataattaatgttaaCATCATCTCTCAAatgtaaacagacagacaggcaacaTGGTAAGAAACATACTGGTATTTATACTAACTTACATTATCTTAAtaactttaattattaatatgtaATTGATTCACCAACATAGCAAATTTGGACTTAAATTTGGAtcatcagctacattattgaaTTGGAATGAGAACAATGCTTTTTGTTTAGGTCAGTACAGACATGTGGTGGGTTAAAAAGAAACTTCCCATTCTAGCATCTTGCTACAACTCTTCCTGTCAATGACCATAGAAGATTTGTAACTCTGCAGTTCCACCGACAACATTATAAAAACAGAGTCAGAGCTACAGGTGCTCTCATTTGACATGTTTGCAAGAACAAAAAGGTTAGTGAAAGTGTAAACCAAGTGTTACCACCTCCTTTTGGGTTGCATTTCCGTTTGTTGGATTGTTCTGAAAAGTGTGCTAAAAAGTCCCCGAGATtccacctcacacatacacatcgaCTTTTACCTTCATATTCGCAAATGCTGTCACAGATTTTCAAAACTGTGGTTTGATTCATTTGACAAGCCCTGATTTGTATTAAATTgccataaaaatgtaatatggaacaacaaaatagattttaaatgttcatttcattttgtaaagaaaaactATTCTTCTCTATAGATTCAACCAATCATTTGCATCTAATTGACAACACTGAAATATGGCACCAGAGTATTGAGATCATAAAATGTTAATGCCTTTTGTGAAcatgtagggttttttttccttttcctaatGTTTAAATTTCTTAATATGTTAACACACCAAATGGTATCATTTCAGCTGTTTAAATTTATTGTGTTAACATATTAGTATTGTGTGCTTGGAACTCTGTTTGGTGCCTAGAGAAAAACTCTGAAACTCAATGATTTGCTGTACCCACAAGTGTTGTTTCAGTGCTCTAATAACATGCAAAAGACAAACTACATGGAAAGTTcaagtttaaaaatgatttggaATAATATTCTGAATAACGTCTATTGGAAATTGGACAATTCTTAATTCTTTATAAAGACACCAGATTGTTTAAGAGAAAGTATGTTCCGTTCtgtttgaaaaaagaaaaaagaaaaaaaaaatccacatctGTTTCCCCTTCTAAGTAAGAACACATGTAGTTGAAGTGGCATGTGTGATTAATGTGCTTTAATATCAGACAATCTGATGTGTTTGCTAAGACATTAACAGCCACTGGTGGAAAACCTGCAGACATGTCTTATTCTACACTTATAGAACACATTTAGCAATCTGTGTCTAAAATCTGCATATTCAGGCAGGGTAAAGTTTTTAGAACTTTTTAACCCTATTTTTAACGCATAGTTTATCCAATATTTGATCCATCTCTGCCTTAAATCCTGGGCAATCAGCCTAATATAAAGAACAGAAAATGGGAACTTGCTGAAGCTGACTGGGAAGCACACTGCATCCACAAGCACCTCTTTCACTATAACATGCAACAAAAACATGCTAAGTCAGGAGATAACCTTTTATATACAAGGCTCAGATAAATGATCAGTTCAGATAAATCTAACTTGAGATACAACTTAAGACAGATAAAGCCGAAGAAAAACTACAGAGAACATAAAGAAGTGAGAGTTTATGACCTTTATATGTATAATCACACCATAGGCAAGACTTGAGGGGTGACAGAGCAAAAATTTAGAGAAAAGCATTTAGACATTACACTGCATCTGTCCATTCAGACATGGCTGTGACTGTTAGATACATCAATAACCAGCATAGCAACAATATCATACCCCTGATCAACccccacatactgtatatattaccATCACCATATAGCTCttgtattttaattaaatgcttTGCCATTAAGAAACAAACAAGTACAAAGATGTTTATGATGTAGATGTTTATCCTGATATCCTCACCTTATATGTAAAGGCATGCAAAATTAAAGCTATTTTAAAGGgttgaaaagagaaaagacgCTAAGGCTTTCGTGTGGATGCTGTAGGAGGGTCTTTAGAGCCCAAGTGCATCTTCTTTAACCTGACAGCCCAGTAAAGCGTTTCCTGCCTGTACACACTCTGACTGGTTgaccactgaaacacacaccaccaccaccatcatcaatcatcatcatcaacatcgtcatcatcatcattaatcaGCAAACAAGTCAAATGTgcttagtttatttttttcattccacAGTTCAGCTGATGAACTGCTGAAATGTAGTATTTACCTTTCTGACTGCGGATCCATGCCACCGCCTTCATGGCCAAAAACTGCCACTCAACCTGTGCATCGATCTTAAAACCATGCAACCAAATCAGAGCCAGAAGTGTAGCCCAGACATCTGGCTTCACCTGCAcacaaaaaccaaacaaaaaaactgacatAAATACCAATGAAGGATAAAGCCATGTCAATGTGCAGGAATAAATGTATAAACTCCCTTTAACTATTTTTACATATAgttgagaaataaatgagaatatatcTAGTTTTTGTTCTTGCTAATCTACATATagcttgtgttgtgttgtaaaaCATGAGAAAACATCAGAAAGAGTGTCCTGTCCTCAACTTTCCTAACCAAACTGATTAACCAGTTCACATTTCAAGCCATCAGAGAAGTGTATTATTCATACTTTGATAATGTGTGAGTACAGCCATCGACCAGTGCAAAGGTATGGTTTTTGAATGTCACTGGTATATCAGACATAATCTCTTTTatcccattattattattattattactattattattattattattattattgctgtacAATGAAGAACTtcgggtttgagatcaaaaaataaatacgaGTTTAAAGATCAcaatttcagcttttttttatttccttatatTTACCTCTACATGTGTTACAAttagaacatggcacctttgCTGGCAGCCAAATATAAGTATTATTTAATAAGATAAATAGTAATAGTTTAGGCTTCAAGGGTAAATTTCCATCGAGGTCATATGTTACACAGACATTTAATATGTATAAACCTGTGCAGGAATCTGCTCGATCagctctttttctgtcttcccAAACACCTCCGCGAGTGTTGACTCAATTTCCCAGGAACCTGAAGCCTTCTGCAGGGAGATGAGCTGCATCAATGGGTCCTTTGGAGTCTCTAGAGTTTCTACAAAGACAAaagtatagacagatagatcaCTACTTAGATATCTTACTAAGAACtagtaacagaaaaaaaagaggaaggtTCATAAAAACACCAACATGCACATACGGTATATGAAAGGTGTTCTGAGTTACTACTGAAATTACCTGGGGTCATGTCAAAACCTCCATCACCTAAAGCAATGAAATAGTTTTAGCCTAACATTTCAGAACTGAgttaattgtttaaaatatgAAGCACAACAGTTTTACAAATATCTACCATTGTGACCCTACCACAGCACTACAATAACCActttaaaataattttccaCTCGGTGCAATATGTCTATtttgaattaaaagaaaatttaGGACTGAGTTATTGGTAGACTACTGAGTGGAAAATGTCTATTTGAAGCTATAAGAAACAGAATACAGTATAATTTTATAAAAACAGAGCTGTTGAATTCTTAATCTGACTGTTCAAAAGGTGTCGAATTAATTTCCTGTAAGATCAGCTCACAATGCTCTAACTCTAACAGTAGTTGTTGCATTAATTAAACTAcaggtttttattaatgtttctaCAGAAACCCATTCACATGGTGGTTGACTGACAACCCTGGGGTGCCTGATTTGTAACGGCCAGGTTTCTAAAATGGGAAGGCTTCGGACAGAGAAATTTGAGCTTTCTGATGCATCAGGAACACAACAAGCCGTATATGTTTTGTTGTATTACCTCCAAGAGAATAATAAAGAGAACTGTGAGAgtactgctataacatgagTAATAATAAACCAACTCTTGTGGAGGTATCAAAATATTGTACACAACTCTAAATTATTAGAAAGTGtacaataataattgtaatttttGGCAAATTGCTGCATTCATATAAGGAATAAACCACTTTGAGGCAGGATGTTATGGGACAACAATCCACTCCATGGAGGAAATGATCCTGCATTTTGCATTGGGTCACATCACACCAGCTCATTATTGTTTagttttctctaacagcacatactactgtattttatttcttctctaACCTGACCAATTACTTGAATGCATTGAGAATTGAACAGCTCATCAACTGACTATAAAACATACTATAAACTTTTTCTATAAATTCTATTCAAATTCAAGACAGAGAAATCCACTGTGTACACTTACACTCTACCAGTTGAAGATCTCCACCAACAAAGTGAAAATGcaaatcaaaagaaaaaaaataaaatggggAACAAAAAACTATATCAGTTACATATTCATCAATCAATATTTTGAATTTTCAGGAACTAAAAGAACTTGATATTGTTGGCAGTCCTACATACAGTTCCttttattacttttctttttacttttac comes from Hemibagrus wyckioides isolate EC202008001 linkage group LG14, SWU_Hwy_1.0, whole genome shotgun sequence and encodes:
- the hdac10 gene encoding polyamine deacetylase HDAC10 isoform X1, which gives rise to MSGTGLIYDEEMTRYKLLWTDPVCKIEVPERLTVSYDALKCKGLDRRCVGVPTRQATDEEILLVHSKEYLEAVKQTPYMTLEDLLTFTQQYGDVYFHPNIYHCAKLAVGAALQLVDNVMTGNVRNGIALVRPPGHHSQRSEASGFCVFNNVAIATLYAKKHYNLNRVLIVDWDIHHGQGVQYCFEEDSSVLYFSWHRYEHQRFWPNLAVSDYDRVGKGKGSGFNINLPWNKVGMSNSDYLAAFFHILLPIAYEFDPELVFVCAGFDSAIGDPEGHMSASPEIFGHLTHLLMSLAGGRLCVVLEAGYNLTSLAQSVCQTVQTLLGDPTPVLNDVGPPCHSALESIHNVRAAHQRKWGCLKHMVSPVLEPSTKRCRVEEKDEQQEEETNEHLVWPEPLPRDAPPVHTAALIPKELEDSLPEACQRLAEKSPKYIEEAEKIRNKHFQDVTDEKSLQCIQDVISLLEKVKNKEVRNGLVTVPDVFISLKCAVEHAKNSLSERILLLFVGDDDVPVDTTDGSVLLVQICRKEPEGVKSLYHVPVCLNKDVFSSASVMAAVLGLLLPLAYEFNPGLVLQVVEEGSGGLEVRVWAQLTSLLQGVAQGTTLALLKGCDRDMVKATGASLSGASAPSLGPLDPPPPEDVEVIEAQRQRLQQRWGLLLNTVSGSGTDSQNR
- the hdac10 gene encoding polyamine deacetylase HDAC10 isoform X2, with the translated sequence MYTCSLVDLLAPSYMADFTKLSGRLIDLVSSGYSKEYLEAVKQTPYMTLEDLLTFTQQYGDVYFHPNIYHCAKLAVGAALQLVDNVMTGNVRNGIALVRPPGHHSQRSEASGFCVFNNVAIATLYAKKHYNLNRVLIVDWDIHHGQGVQYCFEEDSSVLYFSWHRYEHQRFWPNLAVSDYDRVGKGKGSGFNINLPWNKVGMSNSDYLAAFFHILLPIAYEFDPELVFVCAGFDSAIGDPEGHMSASPEIFGHLTHLLMSLAGGRLCVVLEAGYNLTSLAQSVCQTVQTLLGDPTPVLNDVGPPCHSALESIHNVRAAHQRKWGCLKHMVSPVLEPSTKRCRVEEKDEQQEEETNEHLVWPEPLPRDAPPVHTAALIPKELEDSLPEACQRLAEKSPKYIEEAEKIRNKHFQDVTDEKSLQCIQDVISLLEKVKNKEVRNGLVTVPDVFISLKCAVEHAKNSLSERILLLFVGDDDVPVDTTDGSVLLVQICRKEPEGVKSLYHVPVCLNKDVFSSASVMAAVLGLLLPLAYEFNPGLVLQVVEEGSGGLEVRVWAQLTSLLQGVAQGTTLALLKGCDRDMVKATGASLSGASAPSLGPLDPPPPEDVEVIEAQRQRLQQRWGLLLNTVSGSGTDSQNR